The following are encoded together in the Scytonema millei VB511283 genome:
- the gatB gene encoding Asp-tRNA(Asn)/Glu-tRNA(Gln) amidotransferase subunit GatB has protein sequence MTTAAPTKTKYEAIIGLETHCQLNTNTKIFSSSSTEFGSPPNTNIDPICMGLPGVLPVLNEKVLEYAVKAGLALNCQIASYSKFDRKQYFYPDLPKNYQISQYDLPIAQHGWLEIELVDADNNPIRKRIGITRLHMEEDAGKLVHGGSDRLSGSTYSLVDYNRAGVPLVEIVSEPDMRSGQEAAEYAQELRRILRYLGVSDGNMQEGSLRCDVNISVRPVGQKEFGTKVEIKNMNSFNAIQRAIEYEIERQIAAVESGERIIQETRLWEEGSQRTVSMRTKEGSSDYRYFPEPDLAPIEVSKAQLEQWRVELPELPAQKRHRYESELGLSAYDTRVLTDERAVSEYFEATVAAGASAKQAANWIMGDIAAYLNSNKLSIGEIALKPKTLAELIQLIEGNTISGKIAKDILPELLTQGGSAKELVERKGLIQISDRSAIEAIVEQVIAANPKELEQYRNGKTKLLGFFVGQVLKQTGGRADPKLTNQLLAEKLNG, from the coding sequence ATGACTACTGCTGCACCGACAAAAACTAAATATGAGGCGATTATTGGTTTAGAAACCCATTGCCAGCTGAATACAAACACGAAAATTTTTTCGAGCAGTTCTACAGAGTTTGGTTCGCCTCCAAATACAAATATCGATCCGATTTGTATGGGTTTACCTGGGGTGTTGCCCGTATTGAATGAGAAGGTATTGGAATACGCAGTGAAGGCGGGTTTGGCGTTAAATTGCCAAATTGCATCTTATAGCAAGTTCGATCGCAAACAGTATTTTTATCCTGACTTACCGAAGAATTATCAAATTTCTCAGTATGACTTGCCAATTGCCCAACACGGTTGGTTAGAAATCGAACTTGTGGATGCAGATAATAATCCCATCCGCAAGCGTATTGGGATCACGCGCTTGCATATGGAAGAGGATGCGGGCAAGTTGGTACATGGGGGGAGCGATCGCCTGTCTGGTTCGACTTACTCTTTGGTAGACTACAACCGTGCTGGCGTGCCTTTGGTAGAAATTGTTTCAGAACCCGATATGCGATCTGGACAAGAAGCGGCGGAATATGCTCAAGAGTTGCGGCGGATCTTGCGCTATTTGGGTGTCAGTGATGGCAATATGCAAGAGGGTTCTTTGCGTTGCGACGTGAATATCTCCGTGCGTCCTGTCGGACAAAAAGAGTTTGGCACGAAGGTAGAAATTAAAAATATGAACTCGTTCAACGCCATTCAACGGGCGATTGAATACGAGATCGAACGACAAATTGCAGCTGTAGAGTCTGGAGAAAGAATAATTCAAGAAACCAGGCTATGGGAAGAAGGCAGCCAACGCACTGTGAGTATGCGGACTAAAGAGGGTTCTAGCGATTACCGCTATTTCCCCGAACCCGATTTAGCGCCGATTGAAGTTTCCAAAGCACAATTGGAACAATGGCGGGTTGAGTTGCCAGAATTACCAGCCCAAAAACGCCATCGTTATGAAAGCGAACTAGGGCTTTCTGCCTACGACACCCGCGTATTAACTGACGAGCGAGCGGTATCGGAATATTTTGAAGCGACGGTAGCGGCTGGAGCCTCGGCAAAACAAGCTGCTAACTGGATCATGGGAGATATTGCGGCTTACCTGAATAGCAATAAACTCAGTATTGGTGAAATTGCGCTTAAACCAAAAACGCTAGCAGAATTGATCCAGTTAATTGAAGGCAATACAATCAGCGGCAAAATTGCTAAAGATATCTTGCCTGAACTGCTAACTCAAGGTGGTTCGGCGAAGGAGCTAGTAGAACGTAAAGGATTAATCCAAATTTCCGATCGCAGCGCCATAGAAGCGATCGTCGAGCAAGTGATTGCAGCAAATCCCAAAGAACTAGAACAGTACCGCAACGGTAAAACCAAGCTTCTCGGCTTCTTTGTCGGACAAGTGCTGAAGCAAACAGGCGGACGTGCCGATCCGAAACTGACAAACCAACTGTTAGCGGAAAAGCTGAATGGGTAA